The proteins below come from a single Etheostoma spectabile isolate EspeVRDwgs_2016 chromosome 4, UIUC_Espe_1.0, whole genome shotgun sequence genomic window:
- the bin2b gene encoding bridging integrator 2b isoform X2, producing the protein MAENNKTGPNLQAGAGFLAKRVQKSLNRAQEKVLQKLGKTMETKDEQFELCFQSLNKQQNDGSRLFKDVKAYHAAVKAMHETSKRLSQTLRDIYEPDWNGGEDLAVITESEDLLWNDYEEKLSDQIVRTMENYTSQFPEVKERVAKRGRKLVDYDSARHHLEALQSAKKKDEGKITKAEEEFNKTQNVFEEINNELREELPVLYQSRIGCYVTVFQNVSNLRDVFYKEMSVLNHDLYNVMKKLETQHSGKAFIIKGLNSTSSKSKKRKSLVISNPIPCNTAFPTDHVSMHSSTENGKDAVPSSTVKRTESICEETGPPEESSVSSKDVNSSDSDLSSSGANTPKRRSVCDNDNGKRSTGSQSPAEVDADAVADADAVADADADADADADADADADADADADADPDAEAELAANQSDDSGVSVPKSEAESQEVSNPSDSADSTPQSPEQENVSDPPSVKENPKPVPVPAPRVSFHSKDRHPLLTAKEQKETDEEESVNQETADPGHDSSSHNPPGFLYKGVALESHAASEDGLLQFEQGDIILVLADTLEEGLVRGIREESWNQHRELQNHSGIFLEKLLRPVDAE; encoded by the exons ATGGCAGAGAATAACAAGACGGGCCCAAACCTCCAGGCTGGAGCTGGATTCCTTGCCAAGCGGGTCCAGAAGTCTTTAAATCGAGCTCAGGAGAAG GTCCTCCAAAAACTGGGCAAAACCATGGAGACCAAGGATGAACAGTTTGAGCTGTGTTTCCAGAGCCTCAACAAACAGCAG AACGATGGAAGCAGGCTGTTTAAAGATGTCAAAGCCTACCATGCAGCGGTAAAAG CCATGCATGAGACGTCCAAGCGACTGTCCCAGACGTTGCGAGACATCTACGAACCAGACTGGAATGGAGGGGAGGACCTTGCTGTCATTACAGAA AGTGAAGACTTGCTGTGGAACGACTACGAAGAGAAACTAAGTGACCAGATAGTCCGCACCATGGAGAACTATACGAGCCAGTTCCCTGAGGTCAAG GAACGGGTCGCCAAACGCGGTCGCAAGCTGGTGGACTATGATTCAGCACGTCACCACCTGGAAGCGCTCCAGAGTGCCAAGAAAAAGGATGAGGGCAAAATAACAAAG GCAGAGGAAGAGTTCAACAAAACCCAGAATGTCtttgaagaaataaataacGAGCTGAGGGAGGAGCTGCCGGTTCTCTATCAGAG CCGGATAGGTTGCTATGTGACGGTGTTCCAAAACGTATCGAACCTGAGAGACGTCTTCTATAAGGAAATGAGCGTG CTGAACCATGACCTGTACAATGTGATGAAGAAACTGGAGACTCAACACTCGGGAAAAGCTTTCATCATCAAGGGTCTCAACAG CACGTCAAGCAAGTCAAAGAAGAGAAAGTCCCTGGTTATCTCCAATCCCATCCCTTGCAACACAGCTTTCCCAACCGACCACGTCTCCATGCATTCCTCCACTGAAAATGGAAAAGACGCTGTTCCCTCTTCCACTGTCAAACGAACTGAAAGCATCTGTGAAGAAACCGGCCCGCCAGAAGAAAGCAGTGTCTCATCCAAAGATGTCAACTCGTCAGACTCCGATCTCAGCTCCAGCGGTGCCAACACACCTAAGAGGCGGTCGGTATGTGACAATGACAACGGCAAGAGGAGCACAGGGAGTCAAAGTCCAGCGGAGGTCGATGCAGATGCAGTCGCAGATGCAGATGCAGTCGCAGATGCAGATGCAGATGCAGATGCAGATGCAGATGCAGACGCAGACGCAGACGCAGATGCAGATGCAGATGCAGATCCAGACGCAGAAGCTGAACTTGCGGCAAACCAGTCAGATGACTCCGGGGTAAGTGTACCAAAGTCAGAGGCGGAAAGTCAGGAAGTGTCCAATCCCTCTGACTCTGCAGATAGTACCCCCCAGAGTCCAGAGCAGGAGAATGTGAGTGATCCACCATCAGTGAAAGAAAATCCCAAACCTGTACCGGTTCCTGCCCCTCGCGTCTCCTTCCACTCCAAAGATAGACACCCCCTCTTAACCGCTAAGGAGCAGAAGGAGACGGACGAGGAAGAATCAGTCAACCAGGAGACAGCTGACCCGGGCCATGACTCCAGTTCCCACAATCCACCAGGCTTTCTTTACAAG GGGGTGGCGTTGGAGAGCCATGCAGCGTCTGAAGACGGTCTGCTCCAGTTTGAACAGGGCGACATCATCTTGGTGCTTGCTGACACTCTAGAG GAAGGCCTGGTGAGGGGGATCAGGGAGGAGAGCTGGAACCAGCACAGGGAACTACAAAACCACTCTGGGATCTTCTTGGAAAAACTCCTCCGGCCTGTCGATGCAGAGTGA
- the bin2b gene encoding bridging integrator 2b isoform X1, which produces MAENNKTGPNLQAGAGFLAKRVQKSLNRAQEKVLQKLGKTMETKDEQFELCFQSLNKQQNDGSRLFKDVKAYHAAVKAMHETSKRLSQTLRDIYEPDWNGGEDLAVITESEDLLWNDYEEKLSDQIVRTMENYTSQFPEVKERVAKRGRKLVDYDSARHHLEALQSAKKKDEGKITKAEEEFNKTQNVFEEINNELREELPVLYQSRIGCYVTVFQNVSNLRDVFYKEMSVLNHDLYNVMKKLETQHSGKAFIIKGLNSTSSKSKKRKSLVISNPIPCNTAFPTDHVSMHSSTENGKDAVPSSTVKRTESICEETGPPEESSVSSKDVNSSDSDLSSSGANTPKRRSVCDNDNGKRSTGSQSPAEVDADAVADADAVADADADADADADADADADADADADADPDAEAELAANQSDDSGVSVPKSEAESQEVSNPSDSADSTPQSPEQENVSDPPSVKENPKPVPVPAPRVSFHSKDRHPLLTAKEQKETDEEESVNQETADPGHDSSSHNPPGFLYKGVALESHAASEDGLLQFEQGDIILVLADTLEQEGLVRGIREESWNQHRELQNHSGIFLEKLLRPVDAE; this is translated from the exons ATGGCAGAGAATAACAAGACGGGCCCAAACCTCCAGGCTGGAGCTGGATTCCTTGCCAAGCGGGTCCAGAAGTCTTTAAATCGAGCTCAGGAGAAG GTCCTCCAAAAACTGGGCAAAACCATGGAGACCAAGGATGAACAGTTTGAGCTGTGTTTCCAGAGCCTCAACAAACAGCAG AACGATGGAAGCAGGCTGTTTAAAGATGTCAAAGCCTACCATGCAGCGGTAAAAG CCATGCATGAGACGTCCAAGCGACTGTCCCAGACGTTGCGAGACATCTACGAACCAGACTGGAATGGAGGGGAGGACCTTGCTGTCATTACAGAA AGTGAAGACTTGCTGTGGAACGACTACGAAGAGAAACTAAGTGACCAGATAGTCCGCACCATGGAGAACTATACGAGCCAGTTCCCTGAGGTCAAG GAACGGGTCGCCAAACGCGGTCGCAAGCTGGTGGACTATGATTCAGCACGTCACCACCTGGAAGCGCTCCAGAGTGCCAAGAAAAAGGATGAGGGCAAAATAACAAAG GCAGAGGAAGAGTTCAACAAAACCCAGAATGTCtttgaagaaataaataacGAGCTGAGGGAGGAGCTGCCGGTTCTCTATCAGAG CCGGATAGGTTGCTATGTGACGGTGTTCCAAAACGTATCGAACCTGAGAGACGTCTTCTATAAGGAAATGAGCGTG CTGAACCATGACCTGTACAATGTGATGAAGAAACTGGAGACTCAACACTCGGGAAAAGCTTTCATCATCAAGGGTCTCAACAG CACGTCAAGCAAGTCAAAGAAGAGAAAGTCCCTGGTTATCTCCAATCCCATCCCTTGCAACACAGCTTTCCCAACCGACCACGTCTCCATGCATTCCTCCACTGAAAATGGAAAAGACGCTGTTCCCTCTTCCACTGTCAAACGAACTGAAAGCATCTGTGAAGAAACCGGCCCGCCAGAAGAAAGCAGTGTCTCATCCAAAGATGTCAACTCGTCAGACTCCGATCTCAGCTCCAGCGGTGCCAACACACCTAAGAGGCGGTCGGTATGTGACAATGACAACGGCAAGAGGAGCACAGGGAGTCAAAGTCCAGCGGAGGTCGATGCAGATGCAGTCGCAGATGCAGATGCAGTCGCAGATGCAGATGCAGATGCAGATGCAGATGCAGATGCAGACGCAGACGCAGACGCAGATGCAGATGCAGATGCAGATCCAGACGCAGAAGCTGAACTTGCGGCAAACCAGTCAGATGACTCCGGGGTAAGTGTACCAAAGTCAGAGGCGGAAAGTCAGGAAGTGTCCAATCCCTCTGACTCTGCAGATAGTACCCCCCAGAGTCCAGAGCAGGAGAATGTGAGTGATCCACCATCAGTGAAAGAAAATCCCAAACCTGTACCGGTTCCTGCCCCTCGCGTCTCCTTCCACTCCAAAGATAGACACCCCCTCTTAACCGCTAAGGAGCAGAAGGAGACGGACGAGGAAGAATCAGTCAACCAGGAGACAGCTGACCCGGGCCATGACTCCAGTTCCCACAATCCACCAGGCTTTCTTTACAAG GGGGTGGCGTTGGAGAGCCATGCAGCGTCTGAAGACGGTCTGCTCCAGTTTGAACAGGGCGACATCATCTTGGTGCTTGCTGACACTCTAGAG CAGGAAGGCCTGGTGAGGGGGATCAGGGAGGAGAGCTGGAACCAGCACAGGGAACTACAAAACCACTCTGGGATCTTCTTGGAAAAACTCCTCCGGCCTGTCGATGCAGAGTGA